One stretch of Niallia sp. XMNu-256 DNA includes these proteins:
- a CDS encoding methionine ABC transporter ATP-binding protein: protein MITIKNVQKIFSTRQGNVTAVSDVNLEINNGEIFGVIGYSGAGKSTLIRMLNGLEIPTDGTVTVADKQISHIKGGALRAARQEISMIFQHFNLLWSRTVRENIAFPLEIAGIPKQKRKQRVDELIQLVGLEGREDSYPSQLSGGQKQRVGIARALANNPKVLLCDEATSALDPETTDSILELLVDINKKLGLTIVLITHEMHVIRKICHRVAVMENGKVVEVGPVLEVFKEPKQTITKRFVQQVTEPEETKETIQHLLQNIRSGKVIQLTFVGEGTEQPLMTNLIRNFDVTVNILQGKISQTREGQYGSLFIHIDGKDDVINNALDFIESQQVAVEVVSHA, encoded by the coding sequence ATGATTACAATCAAAAATGTACAAAAGATATTTTCTACCAGGCAAGGAAATGTTACAGCTGTCTCAGATGTGAATTTGGAAATTAATAACGGAGAAATTTTCGGGGTTATTGGATATAGTGGTGCAGGAAAAAGTACGTTAATTAGAATGTTGAACGGGCTTGAAATTCCAACCGATGGTACAGTAACGGTAGCGGACAAGCAAATATCTCATATAAAAGGTGGAGCATTAAGAGCGGCTCGCCAGGAAATCAGTATGATATTTCAACATTTCAATTTATTGTGGTCCAGAACTGTAAGAGAAAACATTGCTTTTCCGCTAGAAATTGCTGGAATCCCAAAGCAAAAAAGAAAACAACGAGTGGACGAACTAATTCAACTAGTTGGATTAGAAGGCAGAGAGGACTCTTATCCATCCCAGCTTAGTGGTGGGCAAAAACAACGGGTAGGAATTGCGAGGGCGCTTGCTAATAACCCTAAAGTGCTGCTCTGTGATGAAGCAACATCTGCTTTGGATCCGGAAACAACAGACTCTATTCTAGAATTGTTAGTTGATATTAATAAAAAATTAGGCTTAACAATTGTGTTAATTACTCATGAAATGCACGTTATTCGTAAAATATGCCATCGTGTAGCCGTTATGGAAAACGGTAAAGTTGTTGAAGTAGGACCTGTCTTGGAAGTATTTAAAGAACCAAAACAAACAATTACTAAACGCTTTGTCCAACAAGTAACAGAACCCGAAGAAACGAAGGAAACCATTCAACATTTACTTCAGAATATTCGTTCCGGAAAAGTGATTCAGCTCACATTTGTTGGCGAAGGAACGGAACAGCCATTAATGACTAATTTAATCCGAAATTTTGATGTGACTGTAAATATTCTTCAAGGAAAAATATCTCAAACACGAGAAGGTCAATATGGTTCTTTATTTATCCATATTGATGGAAAAGATGATGTTATAAATAATGCTCTTGACTTTATAGAATCCCAGCAAGTTGCTGTGGAGGTGGTTTCACATGCTTAA
- a CDS encoding MetQ/NlpA family ABC transporter substrate-binding protein produces the protein MKKLFLLLFSALLVLVLAACGNSNEENASEGSEGTKSIKIGATNAPHAEILEQAKPLLEEQGIELDIQTFSKYELINPALNDGDLDANFFQHIPYLNTEVTEKGYEIVNAGGVHIEPIGIYSKKFKTKEEIEDGATVIMSSSVPDHGRILALFEAEGLITLKDGIDKTAATLEDIVENPKNLKFEYDYAPDILPSVYNNDEGDLVVINSNYAIQNGINPIEDSLVIESGENNPYVNVIAVKEGNEDKEEIKALIDVLNSQEVKDFILEKYEGAVLPATE, from the coding sequence ATGAAAAAATTATTTTTACTATTATTTAGTGCTTTATTAGTATTAGTACTTGCGGCTTGCGGTAATTCTAATGAAGAAAATGCAAGTGAAGGTAGTGAAGGTACAAAATCAATTAAAATTGGAGCAACTAATGCACCACATGCTGAAATTCTTGAACAAGCTAAACCTTTATTGGAAGAGCAAGGAATTGAGTTAGATATTCAGACGTTTAGTAAATATGAATTAATTAATCCAGCTCTAAATGATGGAGATCTAGATGCGAACTTTTTCCAACATATCCCTTATTTAAATACAGAAGTAACGGAAAAAGGTTATGAGATTGTTAATGCTGGCGGCGTTCATATTGAGCCGATTGGAATTTATTCTAAAAAATTTAAAACTAAAGAAGAGATTGAAGATGGGGCTACAGTAATAATGAGCAGTAGTGTCCCTGATCACGGACGTATTTTAGCCTTGTTTGAAGCAGAAGGATTAATTACACTAAAAGATGGTATTGATAAAACAGCAGCAACTTTAGAGGATATCGTTGAAAATCCAAAAAACTTAAAGTTTGAATATGATTATGCTCCTGATATTCTTCCGTCAGTTTATAATAACGATGAGGGTGACCTAGTTGTTATTAACTCCAATTATGCGATACAAAATGGGATCAATCCAATTGAAGATTCACTTGTAATTGAATCAGGGGAAAACAATCCATACGTAAATGTAATTGCTGTGAAAGAAGGCAATGAAGACAAAGAGGAAATTAAAGCACTTATAGACGTGTTGAATTCCCAAGAAGTTAAAGATTTTATTCTTGAAAAATATGAAGGAGCAGTACTTCCTGCTACCGAATAA
- a CDS encoding methionine ABC transporter permease, whose protein sequence is MLNGLFPNVNLDKAIDKTIETLYMTGYSLVFIIIIGIALGLLLFLTSDGNLWQNKFINSIVAAIVNIFRSIPFVILIVLLIPFTKVIVGSMIGKEAALPALIIGSAPFYARMVEIGLREIDKGVIEAARSMGAKTSTIIFKVLLPESMPAIVSGITVTTIALIGYTAIAGVIGAGGLGDYAYLDGFSRGQSDVTLFATIIILIIVFIVQYLGDTLTRKIDKR, encoded by the coding sequence ATGCTTAACGGGTTGTTTCCAAATGTCAACTTAGACAAAGCTATTGATAAAACAATTGAGACCCTCTATATGACAGGATATTCACTTGTTTTTATCATTATAATTGGAATTGCTTTAGGTTTGTTACTGTTTTTAACATCAGACGGGAATCTTTGGCAAAATAAATTCATTAACTCGATTGTCGCAGCAATTGTAAATATATTTAGATCGATTCCCTTTGTAATATTAATTGTTCTATTAATTCCTTTCACAAAGGTCATAGTTGGTTCGATGATTGGAAAGGAAGCGGCTTTACCTGCGTTAATTATTGGGTCCGCACCATTTTATGCAAGAATGGTTGAAATAGGTTTGCGTGAAATTGATAAAGGGGTTATTGAGGCTGCTAGATCGATGGGAGCAAAAACGAGTACGATTATTTTTAAAGTGCTGCTTCCAGAGTCCATGCCAGCCATTGTATCGGGAATTACTGTCACAACCATTGCTCTTATAGGTTATACGGCTATTGCGGGCGTTATTGGTGCTGGTGGCTTAGGAGACTATGCATACTTAGATGGTTTTTCGCGAGGACAAAGTGATGTTACATTATTTGCTACAATCATTATTTTAATCATTGTATTTATTGTCCAATATCTTGGAGATACATTAACAAGAAAAATAGATAAAAGATAG